The following are encoded in a window of Shewanella psychrotolerans genomic DNA:
- a CDS encoding acyl-CoA dehydrogenase C-terminal domain-containing protein, which translates to MPNYQAPLRDYQFILNELLTIYNRTDLQGFDEIDAELVDAILQGVADFTTEVMLPLNSSGDVEGCQIKDGQVITPKGFKEAYQQYIDNGWATLTSDPKYGGQGLPESVGIFATEMNTSTNMAFAMYPGLTHGAYASIHAHGSQQLKDKYLEKLVTGEWTGTMNLTESHAGTDLALLRTKAVPVGKDTYAISGEKIFISSGDHDLTDNIVHLVLARLPDAPEGVKGISLFVVPKYLINDDGSLGCLNGVEATALEHKMGIHGNSTCVMLFDGAIGELVGQPHQGLRAMFTMMNEARLGVGVQGVGVSEIAYQNALTYAKDRIQGRALSGVKAPDMAADPILVHGDIRRMLMAQKAFNQGARALMGQQALWLDESHRNSSDEAAAKASKLAALFTPIVKGFVTGQGFKACVDAQQVFGGHGYIHEWGMEQFVRDSRIAMIYEGTNGVQALDLVGRKLLSDRGEALSIWSEMVKPFIAEQVSNDKMKSYILPLIDASTDLEKATLFITTNAAKNPDIIGAASMAYMQIFGITSLAWMWARMAVVALEALENGCADRAFYENKLATAQFYMQYWAVQTRSLRKQIESTSQLICELTEADF; encoded by the coding sequence ATGCCTAATTATCAAGCTCCGTTAAGAGACTATCAATTTATCCTCAATGAATTGCTCACTATCTATAATCGCACTGATCTTCAAGGATTTGATGAGATCGATGCTGAACTCGTCGACGCTATTTTACAAGGGGTCGCTGATTTTACTACAGAGGTGATGTTGCCACTCAATAGCAGTGGTGATGTAGAAGGCTGTCAGATTAAAGACGGCCAAGTTATTACCCCTAAAGGCTTTAAAGAGGCTTATCAGCAATATATTGATAACGGCTGGGCGACACTTACGAGCGATCCCAAATATGGTGGTCAAGGATTACCAGAGTCGGTGGGGATATTCGCCACCGAGATGAATACCTCTACCAATATGGCGTTTGCCATGTACCCAGGCTTAACCCATGGGGCTTATGCGTCGATTCATGCCCATGGAAGTCAGCAACTAAAAGATAAGTATTTGGAAAAACTGGTTACCGGTGAATGGACGGGTACCATGAATTTGACCGAATCCCATGCGGGTACCGATTTAGCTTTGCTGCGCACTAAAGCTGTTCCTGTAGGGAAGGATACCTATGCCATTAGTGGGGAAAAAATCTTTATCTCTTCAGGCGATCACGATTTAACCGACAACATTGTACATTTGGTTTTAGCTCGTCTTCCCGATGCGCCAGAAGGAGTAAAAGGGATCTCTTTGTTTGTCGTGCCAAAATATCTCATTAACGATGATGGTAGCTTAGGCTGTTTAAATGGGGTGGAAGCCACGGCGCTAGAACATAAAATGGGTATACATGGTAACTCAACCTGCGTGATGTTATTTGATGGTGCTATCGGTGAGTTAGTTGGTCAGCCTCATCAGGGATTAAGGGCGATGTTTACCATGATGAATGAGGCGCGTCTTGGCGTCGGCGTGCAGGGGGTAGGCGTGTCAGAAATCGCCTATCAAAATGCCTTGACATATGCCAAAGATCGCATTCAGGGTCGTGCGCTGAGCGGTGTCAAAGCCCCTGACATGGCGGCAGATCCTATTCTTGTTCATGGTGATATTCGCCGTATGTTGATGGCTCAAAAAGCCTTTAATCAAGGTGCTAGGGCGTTAATGGGACAGCAAGCGCTGTGGCTTGATGAATCTCACCGCAATAGCAGCGACGAAGCCGCTGCTAAAGCCAGTAAACTCGCGGCGCTGTTTACTCCCATTGTAAAAGGCTTCGTTACCGGTCAAGGCTTTAAAGCCTGTGTCGATGCTCAGCAGGTGTTTGGTGGTCATGGCTATATTCATGAGTGGGGCATGGAGCAGTTTGTGCGCGATAGTCGCATCGCCATGATCTATGAAGGAACTAATGGAGTACAAGCGTTAGATTTAGTCGGGCGAAAACTCTTGTCTGATCGCGGTGAAGCGCTCTCTATCTGGTCTGAGATGGTAAAGCCTTTTATCGCAGAACAGGTAAGCAATGACAAAATGAAATCCTATATTTTACCATTAATTGACGCCTCTACCGATCTTGAAAAAGCAACGCTATTTATCACAACTAATGCGGCTAAAAACCCCGATATTATTGGCGCAGCTTCTATGGCGTATATGCAAATTTTCGGTATCACGTCTTTGGCTTGGATGTGGGCGAGAATGGCGGTTGTGGCGTTAGAGGCGCTCGAAAATGGATGTGCTGATCGCGCCTTTTATGAAAACAAGTTAGCAACAGCGCAATTTTATATGCAGTATTGGGCTGTGCAGACGCGTAGCTTGCGTAAACAGATTGAATCGACTAGTCAGCTGATTTGCGAACTGACAGAAGCTGATTTTTAA
- a CDS encoding DUF3034 family protein, giving the protein MWKLITVSSLILLTLLSGGALAKTSKVIATGGASTIEGSAGGGIVPWAVINGYASSGEWSATAMLTSVSVDDFSLRVVGASLAIDNRFELSIAKQTFDLDSLGGELGQDIVGVKYKLAGELLYSAIPQLTLGLQYKRVDDFTIPQAVGAQDDSGLDAYVAASKLFFDAIAGRNLLLNATVRATKANQIGLLGFGNTKDDSYQWVFEGSAALLLTDNLAIGYEYRQKPDQLSFAIEDDWQDIFLAWFVNKHLSVVTAYTDLGSIAGYENQQGWYISIEGAL; this is encoded by the coding sequence ATGTGGAAATTAATAACTGTCTCCTCGTTAATACTGCTCACCCTATTAAGTGGCGGCGCATTGGCAAAGACAAGTAAAGTCATCGCAACAGGGGGCGCGAGTACGATAGAGGGCAGCGCGGGGGGCGGTATCGTTCCTTGGGCGGTGATTAATGGTTATGCCAGTAGCGGCGAATGGTCCGCGACCGCAATGCTGACCTCGGTATCGGTCGATGATTTTAGTTTACGCGTGGTGGGTGCATCTTTAGCTATCGATAATCGATTTGAATTGAGTATTGCCAAACAAACCTTCGATTTAGACAGTTTAGGTGGTGAACTGGGACAAGATATTGTTGGCGTAAAATACAAATTGGCTGGCGAGTTATTATATAGCGCAATACCTCAACTGACCCTTGGGCTTCAATATAAGCGGGTCGATGATTTTACCATCCCACAGGCTGTAGGCGCCCAAGATGATTCGGGATTAGATGCCTATGTAGCGGCCAGCAAACTTTTTTTCGATGCCATCGCAGGAAGAAACCTGTTACTCAACGCGACCGTTAGGGCCACAAAAGCCAACCAAATAGGACTCTTGGGCTTTGGCAACACTAAAGACGACAGTTATCAGTGGGTATTTGAAGGTTCAGCCGCACTCTTGCTCACCGATAACTTGGCTATCGGGTACGAGTATCGGCAAAAGCCAGATCAACTCAGCTTCGCTATCGAAGACGACTGGCAAGATATCTTTCTCGCTTGGTTTGTGAATAAGCACCTTTCAGTCGTCACGGCCTATACGGACCTTGGTAGCATTGCTGGCTATGAAAATCAGCAAGGCTGGTATATCTCGATTGAAGGAGCCTTATGA
- a CDS encoding group I truncated hemoglobin, giving the protein MMNLIRRINQHSKPHRFPSMVMLVGLVLIFTACASSNTTVYEQLGKTEGITLIADDFLTNIANDKLIRHHFEQTDIAIFRQRFIEHLCVVTGGDCNYQGETMFNSHQGLNITQADFDAIVGHLIAAMKQQNIPISTRNALLAKLAPMYSDITYH; this is encoded by the coding sequence ATGATGAACCTAATTAGACGTATAAACCAGCACAGTAAACCACACCGCTTTCCCTCTATGGTCATGCTAGTTGGCTTAGTATTGATATTCACAGCTTGTGCTAGCAGTAACACCACTGTGTACGAGCAATTGGGAAAAACAGAAGGGATCACCCTTATCGCCGATGACTTTTTAACCAATATTGCCAACGATAAACTCATTCGTCACCACTTTGAACAAACTGACATTGCGATTTTTAGGCAGCGATTTATTGAGCACCTATGCGTCGTTACCGGCGGGGACTGCAACTATCAAGGTGAAACAATGTTTAATTCCCACCAAGGACTCAATATTACACAAGCTGACTTCGATGCTATTGTTGGCCATCTGATCGCTGCAATGAAACAGCAAAATATTCCGATCTCAACAAGAAATGCCCTACTCGCAAAGTTGGCTCCTATGTATAGCGACATTACCTACCACTGA
- a CDS encoding DUF938 domain-containing protein: MNDISQLPYSQSCENNKNAILSILNVCFANTQNVLEIGSGTGQHAVHFAQHLPHLTWYPSDQSHYIEHLALRLALEGSANIAQPIPLDVLHTWPCDQLIIDGIFTANTMHIMSESMVKAFFKGVGKHLSPGGICCIYGPFNYDNRYTSESNRQFDIWLKHRNPHSGIRDQHKIVELAAQAQMSLTTDHEMPANNRLLQFFKNE, translated from the coding sequence ATGAACGATATTAGTCAACTCCCTTATTCACAATCATGTGAAAACAACAAAAATGCGATTTTATCTATCCTTAATGTGTGTTTTGCAAATACGCAAAATGTATTAGAGATAGGCAGTGGCACTGGACAACATGCGGTTCATTTTGCGCAGCATTTACCCCATTTAACTTGGTATCCTAGTGATCAAAGCCACTATATTGAGCACCTCGCATTAAGGCTTGCGTTAGAAGGTTCGGCTAATATAGCGCAACCTATTCCACTGGATGTATTGCATACTTGGCCCTGCGACCAGCTCATTATTGATGGCATCTTTACCGCTAATACGATGCACATAATGAGTGAATCCATGGTTAAAGCTTTCTTTAAAGGCGTAGGTAAACATCTAAGCCCTGGTGGTATTTGTTGTATCTATGGCCCCTTCAACTACGACAATCGATACACTAGTGAAAGTAATAGGCAATTTGATATTTGGCTCAAACACCGCAACCCACATAGCGGTATTCGCGACCAACACAAAATAGTTGAACTTGCGGCTCAGGCGCAAATGAGTTTAACAACGGATCACGAGATGCCCGCGAATAATCGCTTATTACAATTTTTTAAAAACGAGTAA
- a CDS encoding bifunctional 2',3'-cyclic-nucleotide 2'-phosphodiesterase/3'-nucleotidase has translation MFNKKILAVVIASTVGLGGCSWNDDDDDKVTTASVDLRILETTDLHTNIMDFDYYQSKVDPTIGLARTASLIHEARKEADNFVLVDNGDLLQGSPMGDYMAKVGLQEGDVHPAYKAMNTLDYDVGNIGNHEFNYGLDFLEKAISGAEFPYINANVYCAADDCWNDVKNGENLFKPYLIKEKVVIDTEGREHTIKIGYIGFVPPQIMLWDKQHLTDRVEAKDIIETAKLFVPKMKAEGADVIIAIPHSGIGSSENPGDPMAENATFALTNVEGIDAIMFGHSHSIFPHANYADLPNTDVEKGLLNGVAAVMPGRWGDNLGVVDLKLTLKDGAWSVTDAQTEARPIYDGANKVELVQADKDIHDAVELEHQGTLAFVDEPIGVAAAEMYSFLTLVQDDPTVQIVSDAQIAQVTAKLPASLKGIPVLSAAAPFKAGGRHATEADASQFVQVDDGDLTFKNAADLYLYPNTMVAVKLTGVELKDWLECSANQFNQIDPNSSAPQSLINWNGHPTYNFDVIDGVTYKIDVTQPSKFDRDCAIVAGNENANRIVDLAYTTPDGEVITGEALNSQEFIVASNNYRAFGGKFAGTGSDYVVMELPDTNREALAAYITAQSKPNDQGGYDDKVDPRADYNWDFKTINTQVALDIRFETQNSDKADKFISENQLRKMEKLAEPDALGFAVYKIDLTTESAAK, from the coding sequence ATGTTTAATAAAAAAATATTAGCAGTTGTTATCGCATCGACAGTCGGACTAGGCGGCTGTAGCTGGAATGATGACGATGATGACAAAGTCACCACGGCAAGTGTCGATCTGAGAATTCTGGAAACCACAGATCTGCATACCAACATCATGGATTTTGATTACTATCAATCAAAAGTGGATCCAACTATTGGTCTGGCTCGCACCGCCAGCCTTATCCATGAAGCCCGTAAAGAAGCCGATAACTTTGTATTAGTCGACAATGGTGACCTTTTACAAGGCAGTCCAATGGGCGACTACATGGCCAAAGTAGGTCTACAAGAGGGTGACGTGCACCCTGCCTATAAGGCAATGAATACCTTAGACTATGATGTTGGCAATATTGGTAACCACGAGTTTAACTATGGCCTGGATTTCCTTGAAAAGGCGATAAGTGGTGCAGAATTCCCATATATCAACGCTAACGTCTACTGCGCGGCAGATGATTGCTGGAACGATGTCAAAAACGGCGAAAACCTATTTAAGCCTTATTTGATCAAAGAAAAAGTGGTTATTGATACCGAAGGCCGCGAACACACAATCAAGATTGGCTATATCGGCTTTGTACCGCCGCAAATCATGCTGTGGGATAAGCAGCACCTGACGGACAGGGTTGAAGCCAAAGATATCATCGAAACCGCCAAGCTTTTCGTGCCAAAAATGAAGGCTGAAGGTGCCGATGTGATCATCGCCATTCCTCACTCTGGTATAGGTTCATCAGAAAACCCTGGCGACCCTATGGCCGAGAATGCCACGTTCGCACTCACCAATGTTGAAGGCATCGATGCCATCATGTTTGGTCACAGCCACTCGATCTTCCCTCATGCCAACTATGCCGATCTACCTAATACCGACGTGGAAAAAGGTTTGCTCAACGGCGTTGCTGCAGTCATGCCTGGCCGTTGGGGCGATAACTTAGGGGTGGTTGACCTTAAACTCACCCTCAAAGATGGCGCTTGGTCGGTAACCGATGCACAAACCGAAGCACGCCCTATCTATGACGGTGCCAACAAAGTCGAGCTGGTTCAGGCAGACAAAGACATTCACGATGCGGTTGAACTGGAACACCAGGGCACCTTGGCCTTTGTCGATGAACCTATTGGTGTCGCCGCCGCCGAGATGTACAGCTTCCTAACCTTAGTGCAGGATGATCCAACGGTACAGATAGTGTCCGACGCGCAAATTGCCCAAGTCACGGCCAAGCTACCAGCATCCTTAAAAGGGATCCCTGTACTGTCAGCCGCTGCTCCCTTTAAAGCGGGTGGTCGCCATGCCACCGAGGCCGATGCTTCGCAATTTGTTCAGGTTGATGATGGCGATCTAACCTTTAAGAACGCTGCCGATCTCTACCTCTACCCTAATACTATGGTGGCGGTGAAGCTCACAGGTGTCGAACTAAAAGACTGGTTAGAATGCAGCGCCAACCAGTTCAACCAGATTGACCCTAATTCGAGTGCACCACAGTCATTGATCAACTGGAATGGCCATCCAACATACAACTTCGATGTGATCGATGGCGTAACCTATAAGATTGATGTCACCCAGCCGAGTAAGTTTGACCGCGACTGCGCAATCGTTGCTGGCAACGAAAATGCGAATCGCATCGTCGATCTTGCCTACACCACACCTGACGGTGAGGTGATCACAGGTGAAGCGCTAAACAGTCAGGAATTTATCGTGGCATCTAATAACTACCGCGCCTTTGGCGGTAAATTTGCCGGTACGGGTTCTGATTATGTTGTGATGGAACTGCCTGACACCAACCGCGAGGCGTTAGCGGCTTATATCACGGCGCAGTCTAAGCCAAACGATCAGGGCGGCTATGATGACAAGGTTGACCCACGTGCCGACTACAACTGGGACTTTAAGACCATCAACACCCAAGTTGCGCTGGATATTCGTTTCGAAACACAAAACAGCGACAAAGCCGACAAGTTCATCAGTGAAAACCAACTACGTAAGATGGAGAAACTTGCTGAGCCAGATGCGCTTGGTTTTGCCGTCTATAAAATTGATTTAACCACTGAATCTGCAGCTAAATAA